A section of the Castanea sativa cultivar Marrone di Chiusa Pesio chromosome 12, ASM4071231v1 genome encodes:
- the LOC142620504 gene encoding uncharacterized protein LOC142620504, producing the protein MYPDLYRELGLKKEDLSKYDTSLMGFDGHMVTLKGQISLLVNMGGGWKAEESGGYKGNVLSRMACKHGGHEEEERKEDGQHVDDLKEVFEIFRRHRLRLNVDKCAFGVGSEKFLGYLITKRGIEVNPDQIEAVKHLKPPSNPKELLKKWKGFQWDEECDRAFLDRKDYLGLALTLTAPEPGEDLYMYLSVFEHAASAVLLKDSGVLLPVYYISKTFVDAETKYLPLEKLVLALVHSTRKLPHYFQAHTVHVLTEYPLQSLLRRSNFTERIDKWGTRLGSFDIRYRPRNSVKGQVLTDFIAEFSPRSTDVVCLVEVRPWKVFVDGASNTAGAGVGIVVITPEGLKLEHLFRLGFRASNNEAEYEALLTGLRVVMDLGAKEVEVYSNSLIVVNQGQGNFEAKDPQMIEYLRLVKQTVGNFSNVKIERVARGQNRHVDSLATLASSIADMVPRLIRVELVAEPSIIVRAPVAQVTIAEKCWMDPIIDFLAEDRAPEDEKEAARVRRTAARY; encoded by the exons ATGTACCCGGACTTGTACAGGGAGCTCGGCCTGAAAAAGGAGGATCTGTCCAAGTATGATACGTCGTTGATGGGATTTGATGGCCATATGGTGACTCTAAAAGGGCAGATTTCACTTCTGGTCAACATGGGAG GAGGTTGGAAAGCTGAGGAAAGCGGGGGCTATAAAGGAAACGTTCTTTCCAGAATGGCTTGCAAACACGGTGgtcatgaagaagaagaacg CAAGGAGGATGGGCAACACGTTGACGACCTTAAAGAGGTGTTTGAAATATTCCGACGACACCGGCTACGCCTCAATGTCGataagtgtgcttttggagtagGGTCTGAAAAATTCTTGGGTTACCTAATTACCAAACGGGGGATCGAGGTTAACCCTGATCAGATTGAAGCCGTGAAACATCTCAAACCACCGAGCAATCCGAAGGAG CTTTTGAAGaaatggaaggggtttcaatggGACGAGGAGTGTGATAGAGCCTTCCTGGACCGTAAAGACTATCTGGGACTGGCATTGACGTTGACAGCCCCGGAGCCAGGAGAAGACCTGTATATGTACCTCTCGGTATTCGAGCATGCAGCCAGCGCTGTACTACTGAAGGATAGTGGTGTGCTGCTGCCGGTTTACTACATAAGCAAGACATTTGTTGACGCCGAAACCAAGTATTTACCGTTGGAGAAACTGGTATTGGCGCTCGTGCATTCCACTCGAAAATTACCCCACTACTTTCAGGCTCACACCGTCCATGTTCTGACCGAGTATCCTCTCCAGTCGTTGTTAAGAAGATCTAACTTTACGGAAAGGATAGATAAGTGGGGGACTCGGCTAGGCTCATTCGACATCAGATACAGGCCGAGGAACTCTGTGAAGGGACAAGTACTTACAGACTTTATTGCTGAGTTCTCGCCAAGAAGTACGGATGTAGTTTGCCTTGTGGAGGTCAGGCCATGGAAAGTATTTGTGGATGGTGCATCCAACACTGCAGGAGCAGGGGTTGGAATTGTGGTCATCACCCCAGAAGGGCTAAAGCTAGAGCACTTGTTCAGATTAGGCTTTAGGGcttctaataatgaggccgagtatgaggcTCTGCTTACTGGACTAAGAGTTGTCATGGATTTGGGAGCCAAAGAGGTGGAGGTTTACTCAAATTCTCTCATAGTAGTAAATCAGGGGCAAGGAAACTTCGAGGCCAAGGATCCCCAGATGATTGAATATCTGCGGCTGGTAAAGCAGACCGTAGGTAATTTTTCAAATGTCAAGATTGAACGGGTAGCCCGAGGACAGAATCGGCACGTCGATTCATTAGCAACGCTGGCATCATCGATAGCTGATATGGTACCTCGGTTGATCAGGGTGGAGTTAGTGGCCGAACCAAGTATTATCGTTAGGGCACCCGTTGCACAGGTCACCATAGCCGAGAAGTGCTGGATGGACCCTATCATTGATTTCCTTGCAGAAGACCGAGCCCCGGAAGATGAAAAAGAAGCGGCCAGAGTACGACGAACCGCCGCTCGGTACTAG